The following proteins are encoded in a genomic region of Bernardetia sp. MNP-M8:
- a CDS encoding CHAT domain-containing tetratricopeptide repeat protein produces MKIKINSVLLFFFLVFFSFSFFSKAQNNSESDILYQSRINSLWQNNQIDSTLIAYGEYLAELNPKKETSNYVNFQIQRLKIAYLVGNIEVIEKSIQELKELKLNDKKETELAHQIIFQEAKYEYWKGFYQKAVNLFKQIPNYQELKSYQLANRYANVSDINLDFLEIETFEDSKFETASEQTELLSQLFTSYGMPNEALSYAQKSIDYLPQTANEIEKVDAQIQYTKVLLLYQLKVRESQVYLDEIQEKVAKYAPQTELELRFHVLSMTKLFIERKMKEVVEISDSVWVLCQKTPATNSVFQDHIRVRSAMLLETRKWDEEEKLLDEYIEQFSKLYSQESHQVQQLYAHKSLLYFYQNFYQKAVDYSDKILQNPVASVYLEIDVYKINAIAYSKINNYDKSFFYAEKYLELTKKALGESHVQVANVYSLVASIYSEQNNLQQSVEYSKRAIEIYEAQEQKNFPTAIARSHQVISRVYLKLEQNEKALFHSLQAKKILEELFLKDRFYILGQTYSSLGIVYRSLEKYDSAYHYYHLSLAAENDLPEKNRNHANIGRAYNNLGYAFEKHQNYDSAIYYYQKALIEKQNNEKTWTSANVLNNLANCFAAISDFTKAESNYRKSLEVNVLGQEYADIEIALDSYKGLATLNKFPFAQQLNYYRKADEIIDKMRSQLHTDNDQLLISKLTTEIYGKALSTCFEATKMKTVEEQIYEDAFYFAEKNRASLLRKQTQEALVMTQVPENLRKLDVNYSSLIDYYQREIEELENTDSQEKSESQIAKLAYYNQQILETRNKNQKLKNELSEKFKSYKNLQEPNQLATTQTIKENLKENEQMIVYQWFEPYLFVQIISKDKQLFYRIKPIDFEETLKKYRNCLAKDCSIEKFVVQSDALYKILIQPIESHITISQKLIIIPDAILQQIPFSTLLSTSQQESNLSNQNINYPLLRKEISFHYSSSLWAAQRQSKNQINYEYEFVGFAPVFEDQKENNSNLVANNRSNLSSLPYSKQEVEEIANLFTNQEKNALAFVNLNANQENLKSYATKTRRLHLATHSQTFTKTPFNSHIWLFGKDSITKDKETPQKFYASDLYGMSFPNELVVLSSCRSGVGQVVEGEGVITLTRSFLNAGTKNVLFSLWQIDDLATKELMTFFYESVSEGKSYSESLQLAKQKLSKSEKFKNPFYWAGILLIGE; encoded by the coding sequence ATGAAAATTAAAATCAATTCTGTTTTATTATTTTTCTTTTTAGTTTTTTTTAGTTTTTCATTTTTCTCAAAAGCTCAAAACAACTCAGAAAGTGATATTCTTTATCAGAGTAGAATAAATTCTCTTTGGCAAAACAATCAAATAGATAGCACTTTAATTGCTTATGGCGAATATTTAGCAGAGTTGAATCCAAAAAAAGAAACAAGTAACTATGTCAATTTTCAAATACAACGACTCAAAATAGCTTACTTAGTTGGAAACATAGAAGTCATAGAAAAATCTATTCAAGAGCTAAAAGAATTAAAATTAAATGATAAAAAAGAAACTGAATTAGCTCATCAGATTATATTTCAAGAAGCAAAGTACGAGTATTGGAAAGGATTCTATCAAAAAGCAGTTAATTTATTCAAACAGATTCCAAATTATCAAGAACTCAAAAGTTATCAGTTAGCCAATCGGTATGCAAACGTATCAGATATAAATTTAGACTTTTTAGAAATAGAGACATTTGAAGATTCCAAATTTGAAACAGCATCCGAACAAACTGAGCTTCTTAGCCAGCTTTTTACTTCCTACGGAATGCCTAATGAAGCCCTTTCTTATGCTCAAAAATCTATTGATTATCTTCCACAAACTGCCAACGAAATTGAAAAAGTAGATGCTCAAATTCAGTACACAAAAGTTTTGTTGCTTTATCAGTTAAAAGTAAGAGAAAGTCAAGTTTACTTAGATGAAATTCAAGAAAAAGTGGCTAAATATGCTCCTCAAACAGAATTAGAATTACGTTTTCATGTCTTATCTATGACCAAATTATTTATTGAGCGCAAAATGAAAGAAGTCGTAGAAATTAGTGATTCTGTTTGGGTACTTTGTCAAAAAACACCTGCTACTAATTCTGTTTTTCAAGACCATATTCGGGTGCGAAGTGCTATGCTTTTGGAAACTCGCAAATGGGATGAAGAAGAAAAATTATTAGATGAATATATAGAACAGTTTTCAAAGTTATATTCTCAAGAATCACATCAAGTTCAACAGCTTTATGCTCACAAATCACTTCTTTATTTTTATCAAAATTTCTATCAAAAAGCAGTTGATTATTCAGATAAAATACTTCAAAATCCTGTTGCTTCGGTTTATCTTGAAATTGATGTATATAAAATCAATGCAATTGCCTATTCAAAAATAAATAATTATGATAAGTCTTTTTTTTATGCTGAAAAATATTTAGAGCTAACAAAGAAAGCATTAGGAGAAAGTCATGTACAAGTTGCAAATGTCTACTCTTTAGTTGCCAGTATTTATAGTGAACAAAATAACTTACAGCAGTCGGTAGAGTATTCTAAACGTGCAATTGAAATTTATGAAGCACAAGAACAGAAAAATTTTCCGACAGCTATTGCTCGTTCTCATCAAGTTATTTCAAGGGTTTATCTAAAACTAGAACAAAATGAAAAAGCTCTTTTTCACTCTTTGCAAGCTAAAAAAATATTAGAAGAACTATTTTTAAAAGACAGATTTTATATTCTTGGACAAACGTATAGTAGTTTGGGAATAGTTTATAGAAGTCTTGAAAAGTACGATTCTGCCTACCATTATTATCATTTATCTTTGGCTGCCGAAAATGATTTACCCGAAAAAAACAGAAATCATGCTAATATAGGAAGAGCCTATAATAATTTAGGATATGCTTTCGAAAAACATCAAAATTATGATTCAGCTATTTATTATTATCAAAAAGCATTGATAGAAAAACAAAACAATGAAAAAACATGGACGAGTGCAAATGTTTTGAATAACTTAGCAAACTGTTTTGCAGCCATTTCAGACTTTACTAAAGCCGAAAGTAATTATAGAAAATCACTTGAAGTAAACGTATTAGGACAAGAATATGCAGATATAGAAATTGCTTTAGATTCTTACAAAGGTTTAGCTACCTTAAATAAGTTTCCTTTTGCTCAACAACTAAACTATTACAGAAAGGCAGATGAAATAATTGATAAAATGCGCTCTCAATTGCATACAGATAATGACCAATTACTTATCAGCAAACTGACAACAGAAATTTATGGAAAGGCTCTTTCTACTTGTTTTGAAGCTACAAAAATGAAAACTGTAGAGGAACAAATTTATGAAGATGCCTTTTATTTTGCAGAAAAAAATCGTGCATCTTTGCTAAGAAAACAAACTCAGGAAGCTCTTGTAATGACACAAGTTCCTGAAAATTTGAGAAAGTTAGATGTAAATTATAGTTCGCTAATTGATTATTATCAGCGTGAAATAGAAGAACTTGAAAATACAGATAGTCAGGAAAAATCAGAAAGTCAAATAGCTAAATTAGCGTATTACAATCAGCAAATTTTAGAAACAAGAAATAAAAATCAAAAACTTAAAAATGAATTATCAGAGAAATTCAAAAGTTATAAAAACCTTCAAGAACCTAATCAATTAGCTACTACTCAAACTATTAAAGAAAATCTAAAAGAAAACGAACAAATGATTGTTTATCAATGGTTTGAACCTTATTTATTTGTTCAAATCATTAGTAAAGACAAACAATTATTTTATAGAATAAAGCCAATTGATTTTGAAGAAACACTAAAAAAATATAGAAACTGTTTAGCTAAAGATTGTAGCATAGAAAAATTTGTAGTGCAAAGCGATGCACTCTATAAAATTCTAATTCAACCTATTGAATCCCATATCACAATAAGTCAAAAGCTCATTATCATTCCTGATGCTATTTTACAACAAATTCCTTTTTCTACATTATTAAGTACATCTCAACAAGAAAGTAACCTATCTAATCAAAATATCAATTATCCATTATTAAGAAAGGAAATTTCTTTTCATTATTCATCTTCACTTTGGGCAGCTCAAAGACAAAGCAAAAATCAAATAAACTATGAATATGAATTTGTGGGATTTGCTCCTGTTTTCGAAGACCAAAAAGAAAACAATAGTAATTTAGTGGCAAATAATAGAAGTAATTTGAGTTCTCTCCCATACAGCAAACAAGAAGTAGAAGAAATTGCCAATTTGTTTACTAATCAAGAGAAAAATGCTTTGGCTTTTGTAAATCTAAACGCAAATCAAGAAAACTTGAAAAGCTATGCAACCAAAACACGAAGATTGCATCTAGCTACACATAGCCAGACGTTTACAAAAACACCTTTCAATTCTCATATTTGGTTATTTGGAAAAGATTCTATTACAAAAGATAAAGAAACTCCACAAAAATTTTATGCAAGTGATTTGTATGGAATGTCGTTTCCTAACGAACTAGTAGTTTTGAGTAGCTGTCGTTCAGGTGTAGGACAAGTAGTAGAAGGAGAGGGCGTAATTACACTTACTCGTTCATTTCTGAACGCAGGAACAAAAAATGTTCTTTTTTCGCTGTGGCAAATAGATGATTTAGCTACTAAAGAACTTATGACATTCTTTTATGAATCTGTTTCTGAAGGCAAATCTTATTCAGAATCTCTGCAACTTGCCAAACAGAAATTATCAAAATCTGAGAAATTCAAAAATCCTTTTTATTGGGCAGGTATTTTATTAATTGGAGAATAA
- a CDS encoding MGMT family protein: MKTTFQDDVIDVVLQIPKGRVTSYGTIAKFLGHTRGARMVGWVMNNCVKINQEKDIKIPAHRVVNRNGLLTGRHHFETPTTMQELLEAENIKVENDQIQDFDKIFWNPQMELL, encoded by the coding sequence ATGAAAACCACTTTCCAAGACGACGTAATAGATGTAGTTTTACAAATCCCAAAAGGAAGAGTAACTTCCTATGGAACGATTGCCAAGTTTTTGGGACATACACGAGGTGCAAGAATGGTAGGTTGGGTAATGAATAATTGTGTAAAAATTAATCAAGAAAAAGATATAAAAATTCCTGCACATAGAGTAGTAAACCGAAACGGACTTCTGACAGGCAGACATCATTTCGAAACACCTACTACAATGCAAGAGCTTTTAGAAGCTGAAAATATAAAAGTAGAAAACGACCAAATACAGGATTTTGACAAAATATTTTGGAATCCTCAAATGGAACTTTTATAA
- a CDS encoding class I tRNA ligase family protein, whose product MEYNPRLIEPKWQLQWEEKEVYKVENDTTKPKYYVLDMFPYPSGSGLHVGHPLGYIASDILSRFKRLKGFNVLHPMGFDSFGLPAEQYAIETGQHPAITTAQNIQTFKSQFDKIGFSFDWSREIRTSNPDYYRWTQWVFKQLFESFYNNDTERAEEIQKLITIFEKEGNKKINAACDDDTPSFSAEEWNNFTEKEKSDVLLKYRLAYKSEAIVNWCAELGSVLAHDEIKDGLSERGGYPVERKKMPQWMMRTTAYADRLLNGLEEVEWSDALKEMQKNWIGKSYGAELSFKTEENPNNRKSEELKELIAFTTRPDTIYGVTYIALAPELEIIDELTTKEQRAAVENYVKFAKNRSERERQTEVKTVSGVFTGSYVINPISGKRTPIWVADYVLSGYGTGVVMGVPSSDERDFRFATHFGLDIIQVIKETQTDENGNVLEAYTEKEGHIMNSDFLDGLSIKDAIQAAIKKLEEKKAGTGKINFRLRDAAFGRQRYWGEPIPIYYKDEIPHTLPDSELPLMLPEVDSYKPTAEGEPPLGRAEAFTYQGKYPYELTTMPGWAGSSWYFLRYTDPQNMRVFASKEAVDYWNQVDVYIGGAEHAVGHLLYSRFWTKFLHDKGFLNFDEPFKKLVNQGMIQGKSSLIYRISGFQVYLSEGIYHQVEKLTSDAEKIEGINQVAGHEAIPANIAISISPLHVPVSMVKDDILDIKKYQKFRPETENAEFIKEENGNFVCGSQVEKMSKRLHNVVNPDDVVSEYSADALRLYEMFLGPLEYSKPWDTSGIDGVQKFLRKVWRLFYDNNGDLVLNDEKPTKEEFKTLHKTIKKVEDDIERLSLNTSVSAFMICVNELTAMKCYKREILEPFLVILSSFAPHITEELWHLALEKTTSIVKAEFPVYDESYLKEDEFEYPISINGKVRTKMSFALETPKEDIEKQVLDAKIVQKWLEGKSPKRFILVPKKIVNIVI is encoded by the coding sequence ATGGAATACAATCCACGCCTTATCGAACCCAAGTGGCAATTGCAATGGGAAGAAAAAGAGGTTTATAAAGTTGAAAATGATACTACAAAACCAAAATATTATGTGTTAGATATGTTTCCTTATCCTTCTGGTTCTGGGCTTCATGTTGGTCACCCACTCGGTTATATTGCTTCAGATATTTTGAGTAGGTTTAAGCGTTTGAAGGGTTTTAATGTTCTTCATCCAATGGGTTTTGATTCATTTGGTTTACCTGCTGAGCAGTACGCCATCGAAACAGGACAACATCCAGCCATTACAACGGCTCAAAATATTCAAACATTCAAATCACAGTTTGATAAAATTGGTTTTTCATTTGATTGGTCAAGAGAAATTCGCACTTCAAATCCTGATTATTACCGTTGGACACAATGGGTTTTCAAACAGCTTTTCGAATCATTTTATAATAACGATACAGAAAGAGCAGAAGAAATTCAAAAACTAATTACCATTTTTGAAAAAGAGGGAAACAAAAAAATAAATGCAGCTTGTGATGATGATACACCTTCTTTTTCAGCAGAGGAATGGAATAATTTTACAGAAAAAGAAAAATCAGACGTTTTATTAAAATATCGTTTGGCGTATAAATCGGAAGCTATCGTAAACTGGTGTGCAGAATTAGGTTCTGTTTTGGCTCACGACGAAATCAAAGACGGACTTTCAGAACGTGGTGGTTATCCAGTAGAAAGAAAAAAAATGCCTCAATGGATGATGCGTACAACAGCCTACGCAGATCGTCTTTTGAATGGTTTGGAAGAAGTAGAATGGTCGGATGCGCTCAAAGAAATGCAAAAAAACTGGATTGGAAAATCGTATGGTGCAGAACTTAGTTTCAAAACTGAAGAAAATCCAAATAATAGAAAGAGTGAAGAATTAAAAGAGCTTATAGCCTTTACGACTCGCCCTGATACTATTTACGGAGTTACTTATATTGCCCTTGCACCTGAGCTTGAAATCATTGATGAGCTTACCACAAAAGAGCAACGAGCAGCCGTAGAAAATTATGTAAAATTTGCTAAAAACCGTTCGGAACGTGAACGCCAAACAGAAGTAAAAACAGTTTCAGGAGTTTTCACAGGAAGTTATGTAATCAATCCAATTTCTGGAAAAAGAACGCCTATTTGGGTGGCTGATTATGTTCTTTCGGGTTATGGAACTGGTGTTGTGATGGGTGTTCCTTCATCTGATGAACGTGATTTTCGTTTTGCTACTCATTTTGGTTTGGATATTATTCAAGTCATCAAAGAAACTCAAACAGACGAAAACGGAAATGTTTTGGAAGCCTACACAGAAAAAGAAGGACATATAATGAATTCTGACTTTTTGGATGGACTATCTATAAAAGATGCCATTCAAGCAGCTATCAAAAAATTAGAAGAGAAAAAAGCTGGAACAGGAAAAATAAATTTTAGGTTGCGTGATGCAGCTTTTGGTCGTCAAAGATATTGGGGAGAACCGATTCCGATTTATTATAAAGACGAAATTCCTCATACATTACCAGATTCTGAATTGCCTTTAATGCTTCCAGAAGTGGATAGTTACAAACCAACAGCAGAAGGCGAACCACCTCTAGGACGTGCAGAAGCATTTACTTATCAAGGAAAATATCCTTATGAGCTTACCACAATGCCAGGGTGGGCAGGTTCTTCTTGGTATTTCTTGCGTTATACCGACCCTCAAAATATGCGTGTTTTTGCATCAAAAGAAGCCGTAGATTATTGGAATCAAGTTGATGTGTATATTGGTGGAGCAGAACATGCAGTAGGTCATTTGCTGTATTCTCGTTTTTGGACAAAGTTTTTACACGATAAAGGATTTTTGAATTTTGATGAGCCATTTAAAAAATTGGTTAACCAAGGAATGATTCAAGGAAAATCTAGTTTGATTTATCGTATTAGTGGTTTCCAAGTATATTTGAGTGAAGGAATTTATCACCAAGTAGAAAAACTAACTTCTGATGCCGAAAAAATAGAAGGAATCAATCAAGTAGCAGGACATGAAGCTATTCCAGCAAATATAGCAATCAGTATTAGTCCTCTACACGTTCCTGTAAGTATGGTAAAAGATGATATTTTGGATATTAAAAAATATCAAAAATTCAGACCAGAAACAGAAAATGCAGAATTTATAAAAGAAGAAAACGGCAATTTTGTTTGTGGTTCGCAGGTAGAAAAAATGTCTAAACGTCTTCATAATGTTGTCAATCCTGATGATGTCGTTTCAGAATATAGTGCCGATGCTCTTCGTTTGTATGAAATGTTTTTAGGGCCTTTGGAATATTCAAAACCTTGGGATACAAGTGGAATTGATGGCGTTCAGAAGTTTTTGAGAAAAGTTTGGCGTTTATTCTATGACAATAATGGCGATTTGGTTTTGAATGACGAAAAACCAACAAAAGAAGAGTTCAAAACACTTCACAAAACCATCAAAAAAGTAGAAGATGACATCGAACGTTTGTCTCTGAATACTTCTGTAAGTGCTTTTATGATTTGTGTAAACGAACTTACAGCTATGAAATGCTACAAAAGAGAGATTTTAGAGCCTTTTTTGGTTATTCTTTCTTCTTTTGCGCCACATATTACAGAAGAACTTTGGCATCTTGCTTTAGAAAAAACAACTTCTATTGTAAAAGCAGAATTTCCAGTTTATGATGAGAGTTATTTGAAAGAAGATGAATTTGAATATCCAATTTCGATAAATGGAAAAGTTCGTACTAAAATGTCCTTTGCTTTAGAAACTCCAAAAGAAGATATCGAAAAGCAAGTTTTGGATGCTAAAATAGTTCAGAAATGGTTAGAAGGAAAATCTCCGAAGCGTTTTATTTTAGTTCCTAAGAAGATTGTAAATATTGTGATTTAA
- a CDS encoding LysM peptidoglycan-binding domain-containing protein → MANYHTVQSGDTLWGISRQYQISVDEIKRLNNMSDASLSLGQRLQVSVDSPSYGSGNTATASSPNTSVYTVQAGDSLWRIATKFNISVNEIKALNNLSSNSLSLGQQLRVSGGSNYTAPVATPTVQTNSPTVVKAPVFTPRPSYVVQTGDSMWRVSQKVGVSVNDLKSINDLDSNILRIGQMLYLEEKPEVASQAAPVQNPQPTQAAPKIIYHTVISGDSLYRIAMAYNVSVQDIKESNGLSSNALSLGQRLMITKEVKTTNYNSGSGGNNNSDGDSSSGGGNGQGDNSSSVPETGNISKYEQNKKEVINLDAINGVQIFGSGLSASVGRGGANRQADVEKVQRRFVQLDYMNSVDGLSQIQATISAIDNFQRRNKIDWWAGKSSLIGASGYSNGLINPNDVTYKLLREYTKYDITYKDHRGNLEKVSFSNFVRSNYSVYPYGISYSGTVVHDIPAAYYESVGLSRQLAEALEFVSKNEGKFDAINSYDKAAFSFGFIQFAGETGGGTFPNMMALIKDRNPSLFEEAFGRFGIDVEYTYKNDKYEPASMVVFTPDGKRYVGTDAEKYIRADKVLHGIFVRAGQNIEVAKLQVLAAVQEYVKPALRAKISLNANGVDVNREPVTDFINSAGGITVLIDLAVNQGLTGALRIFAPAMEQVARQTGITSLTALKNIDEKRVIQTIIANATDARVRTRPQKVLDAGISFS, encoded by the coding sequence ATGGCAAATTATCATACAGTACAAAGTGGAGACACACTTTGGGGAATTTCTAGGCAATATCAAATTTCAGTAGATGAAATTAAAAGACTTAATAATATGTCAGATGCTAGTCTTTCATTAGGACAGCGTTTGCAAGTAAGTGTAGATTCTCCTTCGTATGGAAGTGGAAATACAGCTACAGCTTCTTCGCCAAATACTTCTGTTTATACTGTACAGGCTGGGGATTCACTTTGGAGAATTGCTACAAAATTTAATATTTCTGTAAATGAGATAAAGGCTTTAAATAATCTTTCTTCAAATTCGCTTTCACTTGGTCAGCAACTTAGAGTAAGTGGTGGAAGTAACTATACTGCACCTGTTGCTACGCCTACTGTTCAAACCAATTCGCCAACAGTTGTAAAAGCTCCTGTTTTTACACCTCGTCCGAGTTATGTTGTACAGACTGGAGATAGCATGTGGCGAGTTTCTCAAAAAGTAGGTGTTTCTGTAAATGATTTGAAAAGTATCAATGATTTAGATAGTAACATTTTGCGTATTGGACAGATGCTTTACTTGGAAGAAAAACCAGAAGTAGCTTCTCAGGCTGCTCCTGTTCAAAATCCTCAACCTACGCAAGCTGCCCCCAAAATTATTTATCATACAGTTATATCAGGAGATTCTTTGTATAGAATTGCAATGGCATATAATGTTTCTGTTCAAGACATTAAAGAAAGTAATGGACTTAGCTCAAATGCCCTTTCATTAGGTCAGCGTTTGATGATTACTAAAGAAGTCAAAACAACAAATTATAATTCTGGTAGTGGAGGAAATAATAATTCTGATGGAGACTCAAGTAGTGGAGGGGGTAATGGACAAGGAGATAACTCTTCTTCTGTTCCCGAAACAGGAAATATTTCAAAATACGAACAAAATAAAAAAGAAGTTATTAATCTTGATGCAATAAATGGCGTTCAAATTTTTGGAAGTGGACTTTCTGCAAGCGTTGGACGTGGTGGTGCAAACCGTCAAGCTGATGTAGAGAAAGTACAAAGACGTTTTGTGCAGTTAGATTATATGAATTCTGTTGATGGTCTTTCACAAATTCAAGCTACCATTTCAGCAATTGATAATTTCCAAAGAAGAAATAAAATTGATTGGTGGGCAGGAAAATCTTCTTTAATTGGAGCTTCAGGTTATTCTAATGGACTTATCAATCCAAATGATGTAACCTATAAATTATTGAGAGAATATACTAAATACGATATTACTTATAAAGACCATAGAGGAAATCTAGAAAAAGTTAGTTTTTCTAACTTTGTCAGAAGTAATTATAGTGTTTATCCGTATGGAATTTCGTACTCAGGAACAGTTGTTCATGACATTCCTGCTGCTTATTATGAAAGTGTTGGTTTGTCTCGTCAGCTTGCTGAGGCTCTAGAATTTGTATCTAAAAATGAAGGAAAGTTTGATGCTATCAATAGTTATGATAAAGCTGCTTTTTCTTTTGGATTCATTCAATTTGCTGGAGAAACAGGTGGAGGAACATTTCCAAATATGATGGCACTTATTAAAGACAGAAATCCATCTTTATTTGAAGAAGCCTTCGGAAGATTCGGAATTGATGTAGAATATACTTACAAAAACGATAAATACGAACCTGCAAGTATGGTAGTCTTTACACCAGATGGAAAACGTTATGTAGGAACAGATGCCGAAAAATATATTCGTGCTGATAAAGTTTTACATGGCATATTTGTAAGAGCAGGACAAAATATTGAAGTAGCAAAATTACAAGTTTTGGCAGCCGTACAAGAATATGTAAAACCTGCACTTAGAGCCAAAATTTCACTCAATGCAAATGGAGTTGATGTAAATCGTGAACCTGTAACTGATTTCATCAATTCAGCAGGGGGAATAACCGTATTGATAGATTTAGCTGTAAACCAAGGACTTACAGGGGCATTACGTATTTTTGCGCCTGCAATGGAACAGGTAGCTAGACAAACAGGAATTACTTCACTAACTGCTCTTAAAAATATTGATGAAAAACGAGTAATCCAAACAATTATAGCCAATGCAACCGATGCAAGAGTTCGTACTCGTCCTCAAAAAGTATTAGACGCTGGGATTAGTTTTAGTTAG
- a CDS encoding nicotinamidase, which translates to MKKQNALLIIDAQYDFCNPAGALYVPNAENDIQRLSDFITTNATQLDHICVTLDTHPVNDISHPSFWRDATGDEPNPFTQITLKEVEDGKWTPNFYPKETKEYLKNLEAQGEFPHFIWTTHCLIGSKGAALDETLSKALEKWIKINKENNQYKQYQAVTKGTYPLTEHFGIFQAQIPVKDQPETQLNQSLLDSLNEYENVYLAGQAKSHCVATSLKQIMDYAAKLAKKIIVLEDCMSDIPNLGHLGEPIYQKAKKLGVKFVKSDDVQL; encoded by the coding sequence ATGAAAAAACAAAATGCACTTTTGATAATTGATGCTCAATATGATTTTTGTAATCCTGCTGGTGCTTTATATGTTCCCAATGCAGAAAATGACATTCAGCGTCTTTCTGATTTTATCACAACAAATGCAACACAATTAGACCATATTTGTGTAACACTTGATACTCATCCAGTAAACGATATTTCACATCCTTCTTTTTGGAGAGATGCAACTGGAGATGAACCAAATCCTTTTACTCAAATTACGCTCAAAGAAGTAGAAGATGGAAAATGGACTCCTAATTTTTACCCAAAGGAAACCAAAGAATACCTAAAAAACTTAGAAGCACAAGGTGAATTTCCTCATTTTATTTGGACAACTCATTGTTTGATTGGTTCAAAAGGAGCTGCACTAGATGAAACTCTATCAAAAGCATTAGAAAAATGGATAAAAATAAATAAAGAAAACAATCAGTACAAACAATATCAAGCTGTAACAAAAGGAACATACCCACTTACCGAACATTTTGGTATTTTTCAAGCTCAAATTCCTGTCAAAGACCAACCAGAAACACAGCTTAATCAATCACTTTTAGATTCTTTAAATGAGTATGAAAATGTGTATTTAGCAGGACAAGCAAAGTCACATTGTGTTGCAACAAGTTTGAAACAGATTATGGATTACGCAGCAAAATTAGCCAAAAAAATAATCGTTTTAGAAGATTGTATGTCTGATATTCCAAATTTGGGGCATTTGGGAGAACCTATTTATCAAAAAGCAAAGAAATTAGGAGTTAAGTTTGTGAAAAGTGATGATGTACAATTATAG
- a CDS encoding DUF2461 domain-containing protein, which produces MKLTLDFLNQLHQNNDRDWFKEHKKQYEAAKAEFAVLITALLEHFTNKLDPAFSTLTAKDCIFRLNRDIRFSKDKTPYKTYFGAVLHPDGRKTEKPLFYLHIAPNNNSFLAIGVFQPNKEYIKKIREEIDYNADELKAIFNRKEFKKYFDGFSEMENGVLKTAPRGYPKDHENIELLRLKHFIVEKTITDKELLSDDIAEKLAEIAITGQPLNDWLNVVWQEVEEVGSKH; this is translated from the coding sequence ATGAAACTTACCCTTGATTTCCTCAACCAACTACATCAAAACAACGATAGAGATTGGTTTAAAGAACATAAAAAACAATATGAAGCTGCAAAAGCAGAATTTGCTGTCTTGATTACAGCCCTTTTAGAACACTTTACAAACAAATTAGATCCTGCTTTTTCTACACTTACAGCAAAAGATTGTATTTTTAGATTAAACAGAGATATTCGTTTTAGTAAAGACAAAACACCTTATAAAACGTATTTTGGAGCAGTTTTGCATCCAGATGGCAGAAAGACAGAAAAACCTCTTTTCTATTTACATATTGCCCCAAATAATAATTCGTTTTTGGCTATCGGAGTTTTTCAACCCAATAAAGAATATATCAAAAAAATTAGAGAAGAGATTGATTATAATGCTGACGAACTAAAAGCAATTTTTAATAGAAAAGAATTCAAAAAATACTTTGATGGTTTTTCAGAGATGGAAAATGGAGTTTTGAAAACTGCGCCTCGTGGTTATCCAAAAGACCATGAAAATATAGAACTTCTTAGATTAAAACACTTTATTGTAGAAAAAACAATTACAGATAAAGAACTTCTATCTGATGATATTGCTGAAAAACTAGCTGAAATAGCCATTACAGGACAACCTCTGAATGATTGGTTGAATGTGGTTTGGCAGGAAGTAGAAGAAGTTGGAAGTAAGCATTAG